The genomic segment TCTTACCCTTTGTAAGCATACAATAGGCATATTTTGATGTCAATTGATTACAGTGAAATTTTTCACAAAGACTTCACATTGTCAAACATTCGACAAAATTGGAAGGTTGTTCGATGAATATTAATGATTTTGGGTTTTCAATTAGGACTTTCCCTATTTTTTTGAAATTCCATGACCCTATTCCAAAAAAATACGACCGGATTTATCCGGTCGTCGTGCTACTTGTTATTCTATAGAAGATAAGTACTCTTTCAACGCTTCAACGATTCGTTCAGAAGCGTGTCCGTCACCATATGGATTGGACGCTTTTGCCATTCTGCTGTATTCTGCTTCATTGGTTAAAAGTTCATCCGTCAATGTGAAGATTGTTTCTTCATCCGTACCGGCCAGTTTTAATGTCCCCGCTTTGATACCTTCCGGGCGTTCGGTTGTATCGCGCAAGACGATAACCGGTTTACCAAGTGAAGGCGCTTCTTCTTGGATACCACCTGAGTCCGTCAAGATAATGTGTGATCGTGCTGCAAAATTGTGGAAGTCAACAACTTCAAGCGGTTCGATCAGATGAATGCGGTTGTTGCCTCCAAGAAGTTCATCAGCTACTTCGCGCACTGCCGGATTCATGTGAACAGGATAGATAACTTGGATATCATCATGTTTCACAAGTAACCGGTTTATAGCACGGAACATGTTGCGCATTGGTTCGCCAAGGTTTTCACGACGATGTGCAGTTAGTAATATAAGCCTGTCCGTTCCGATTTTATCGAGAACAGGGTGTGAGTACTCTTCACGCACTGTCGTTTGAAGCGCATCAATCGCAGTATTTCCGGTGATATAGATGCGATCTTTCGATTTTCCTTCGGCTATCAAATTGTTAGCCGATTGTTCTGTCGGTGAAAAATGAAGATCAGCAATGACACCTGTTAGCTGCCTATTCATTTCTTCCGGGTACGGTGAATATTTATCCCACGTACGAAGCCCTGCTTCAACATGTCCAACCGAAACTCGGTTGTAAAACGCTGCAAGTCCACCGATGAAAGTTGTCGACGTATCTCCGTGGACCAGTACGATATCGGGTTGCGCTTCTTTCATGATACGGTCAAGCCCTTCGAGTCCGCGTGTTGCAACATCAACAAGTGTTTGCCGATCTTTCATGATATTAAGATCAAAATCTGGTGTGATACCGAATGTGTGAAGCACTTGGTCCAGCATTTCACGATGTTGCGCTGTAACCGTCACAATCGATTCGATGTCGTCCGAATGCTTTTGCAATTCCAACACAAGTGGAGCCATTTTAATAGCTTCCGGCCTTGTACCGAAAATCGTCATCACTTTCCATTTCTTTGTCAATATCTTCACGCCTTCCAAATCATTTTGTTCCGAATAGACGGTCGCCAGCATCACCAAGTCCTGGTACGATGTAGCCTTTTTCATCCAATTTCTCATCCATCGCAGCGATATAAATATCCACATCAGGATGTGCATCTGTCAATGCTTTCACACCTTCTGGAGCAGCAATTAGACACATGAACTTAATGTTTTTCGCACCGCGGCTCTTCAACGATTCGACCGCTGCAATTGCAGATCCGCCCGTTGCAAGCATCGGATCGACGAGAATAAAGTCACGTTCCGATACATCGGAAGGTAGTTTTACGTAATATTCGATGGGTTGCAACGTTTCAGGGTCACGGTACAGGCCGATATGTCCTACTTTTGCTGCTGGAATTAATTTTAGAATTCCATCTACCATACCAATACCTGCACGTAAGATTGGAACGATTCCAAGTTTCTTGCCTGCAAGTACGCTCGATTTAGCTTTACAGACCGGCGTTTGAACTTCCACTTCCTTAAGTGGAAGTTCGCGCGTGATTTCGTAAGCCATAAGTGTCGCTACTTCATCGACAAGCTCACGGAATTCTTTCGTTCCTGTCTCGATATCACGTATGTACGTAAGTTTATGTTGGATAAGTGGATGGTCAAAAACATGTATTTTCGGCATTAATATTCGCCCCTTTATTAGAATGTCCTGTTCATTATAACAGATATATTCCAGTTCAGGTACGCTAGACATCTGACTACTTAATGTCTAACTATTCGGCAAGCAATCGCTGAATTTCTTGCAAAGGCATTGGCTTATAATAGTAGAAACCCTGCCCCACTTTACAGCCTAGATTACGTAAAATTTCAATATGTCTTTCCTCTTCGATTCCTTCTGCAACTGTTGTCAAATTAAGGTTTTCAGCCAGTTGAATGATTGTTCTGACGACTGCGAGCGTGCCCGGTTCATCAAGCTCACTAATGAAACTTCGATCAATCTTCAATTCGCAAAGAGGTAATTGAGGCAAATAGCTGAGCGAAGAATAGCCGACACCAAAATCATCGACGGATATTTCAAAGCCTGCCGCATTTAGTGCATGAAAAATCGATTTCGCCTTTTGTATGTCAACGAGTCCGATACTCTCCGTCATTTCCAACATAATATACTCGGGTGAAAGGTCATGGTTATCAGCTAGCCTTATTAACTTCTCGACGAAAGTCCGGTCAAAGAAATGGTGGACAGAAATATTGACGGCCACCTGATACATCTTTTCACCTGTCTTTTGACGTTTCCGCAGCCATTCCATTACTTTTGATAATATAATTATTTCCAGTTCAATGATTTTACCCATATTTTCAGCGGCTGGGATGAAAAGATTCGGCGGAACTGGGCCTAGCACCGGTGAAAACCAGCGAGCAAGCGCTTCGAAGCCAATGATTGCTCCATCTTTCAAATCGACTTTGGGCTGAAGGTAGACATCGATTTCCTGTGCAATGAGTGCTTTCGATAATTCATTGACAATCTTCATTTCTTTGATTGTTTCTTCGTTTTGAAGATCCCTGTAAAATGACATCGCATTGCCAGGCTTCTTTTTCGCGTCTGACATAGCTATATCCGCCCGGCGCAGCAGTTCCTCTTCACTTTTTTTGTCACCTTCGGAAAATGAAATTCCGATTTTCAGTGTGATAAACAGTTCCTGTCCCGCAACAATGAACGGTTCCGTAACAATCGTACCTAATTCGAAAAGGTAGTTCCCTTCACCGCTTTCACCCGTTATAACGAGTGATGCACTTGAAAAACGCCCGATAAAGTTCGAGTTTCTTTTCCCTGCTTTTTCGATTCGTTTGCCCAGCTGGATAAACAATTCATCGGCTGCATTTCTTCCATATAGGTCAACTATTTTTGCGTATTCACCTGGTTCTATGACCGCAACAAAATGGCCTTGACCATCTAAGAGATTATGTTTAAGTTGGTTCAAAAACGCATGACGGTTCGGCAATCCTGTTTGCGGGTCAGTAAAAGCAAGCCTGCGATACTCTGCCTGCTGTGTATAATGCTTTCTCGTCATTTGGACAATCGGGACCATCTTTTTGAGAAACTGAATTTGAGTTTCTGTTGGATTTCCGTTTTTCTTCACGAACACCGTTACGAGTCCGTCCATTTCATCTTCACTGTCAAATGTCGGAACCGACCAGTTCGAATGGAAATCAATTACCGGTTTTTCTCCTTGTAGAACTTTCTCTTGATTATTTTCCATGACTATCACATCTTCTGATATATAACTGGTTTCAAGTGCCTCATTATCCAATATTTCTCCAAGCAATTGATCAGGTACTGAATCCGCTGCTCCGATGTACCACCCATCATTTTGCTCTTTGAAAAGAATCGAACATACAGACCCTTTTGGAAAGAAAGATTCGACAACGGTTCCTATCTTTTGTAATAAATCAGAGAGTTCTGCTCCCGTATTTATCCCTAAAAAAATCTCCTCTTGTAATCGAAGTAGGGATTC from the Sporosarcina psychrophila genome contains:
- the wecB gene encoding non-hydrolyzing UDP-N-acetylglucosamine 2-epimerase; its protein translation is MTKKWKVMTIFGTRPEAIKMAPLVLELQKHSDDIESIVTVTAQHREMLDQVLHTFGITPDFDLNIMKDRQTLVDVATRGLEGLDRIMKEAQPDIVLVHGDTSTTFIGGLAAFYNRVSVGHVEAGLRTWDKYSPYPEEMNRQLTGVIADLHFSPTEQSANNLIAEGKSKDRIYITGNTAIDALQTTVREEYSHPVLDKIGTDRLILLTAHRRENLGEPMRNMFRAINRLLVKHDDIQVIYPVHMNPAVREVADELLGGNNRIHLIEPLEVVDFHNFAARSHIILTDSGGIQEEAPSLGKPVIVLRDTTERPEGIKAGTLKLAGTDEETIFTLTDELLTNEAEYSRMAKASNPYGDGHASERIVEALKEYLSSIE
- the upp gene encoding uracil phosphoribosyltransferase yields the protein MPKIHVFDHPLIQHKLTYIRDIETGTKEFRELVDEVATLMAYEITRELPLKEVEVQTPVCKAKSSVLAGKKLGIVPILRAGIGMVDGILKLIPAAKVGHIGLYRDPETLQPIEYYVKLPSDVSERDFILVDPMLATGGSAIAAVESLKSRGAKNIKFMCLIAAPEGVKALTDAHPDVDIYIAAMDEKLDEKGYIVPGLGDAGDRLFGTK
- a CDS encoding putative bifunctional diguanylate cyclase/phosphodiesterase, yielding MGNPRKTQTEKAEKAILFNWLQRFGSRFRTGFILTDPSVSDDPVVFINEAFTEITGYPSEEVIGQNLRFMQGEETDMELIEEINKKLRKGMPANAEILHYKKDGTPFWNELVIQPLVDEKGEVLFTSSFILDVTERKKDESLLRLQEEIFLGINTGAELSDLLQKIGTVVESFFPKGSVCSILFKEQNDGWYIGAADSVPDQLLGEILDNEALETSYISEDVIVMENNQEKVLQGEKPVIDFHSNWSVPTFDSEDEMDGLVTVFVKKNGNPTETQIQFLKKMVPIVQMTRKHYTQQAEYRRLAFTDPQTGLPNRHAFLNQLKHNLLDGQGHFVAVIEPGEYAKIVDLYGRNAADELFIQLGKRIEKAGKRNSNFIGRFSSASLVITGESGEGNYLFELGTIVTEPFIVAGQELFITLKIGISFSEGDKKSEEELLRRADIAMSDAKKKPGNAMSFYRDLQNEETIKEMKIVNELSKALIAQEIDVYLQPKVDLKDGAIIGFEALARWFSPVLGPVPPNLFIPAAENMGKIIELEIIILSKVMEWLRKRQKTGEKMYQVAVNISVHHFFDRTFVEKLIRLADNHDLSPEYIMLEMTESIGLVDIQKAKSIFHALNAAGFEISVDDFGVGYSSLSYLPQLPLCELKIDRSFISELDEPGTLAVVRTIIQLAENLNLTTVAEGIEEERHIEILRNLGCKVGQGFYYYKPMPLQEIQRLLAE